A region of the Struthio camelus isolate bStrCam1 chromosome 4, bStrCam1.hap1, whole genome shotgun sequence genome:
ATAAGATCTTAAATACTAGGGAATAAAACCAACGCGTGTTTAGCTACAAGAAAGTATTGACACAAGAACATATTGATTATAAGCTGTCCATGAGCAAATTTAGATAGGAAATTAGAAAGCTTTTCCAtgggaaaaacagaagcaaaaagtcCCCCAAATGCTTATAAGATGGCATTTTTTGGTTTGAGAATAAGAAATGCTCCCTCATGAACTCTGGACTCGCAGTGAAGCCAGCGAGACTCTTGGGAAGCTGTCCTGACCTCCTGATGTTCACAGGGTGTGAACAAATACGCTCTGACCTGTGCAGGCAAGACAAGAGCAAATAGTGAAAATTATTTGCTTGAACGACATTTCAAAAACTAAATTCAAAAACTTAATTCTTCTAAATAAGGTGTAACTTCCCTTTCTTTCCATGTTTTGTTAGAGGAGAATTTAAAAGGGAATTATTTTTGGCAACAGTAGCATTGTTTCTGTGACTTTCTGTAGCTGGTGACAACAGCTATGCCTTCGCTGTGTTTAGAGCATGGACTCAAACCCGCACTCATTTTGCATCCAGACCGCTCGCACCCCAAAAAGTGCTGAGCAATGGCCAGGCTTGTGGTGAGCCTTCTCCCCTACGTCCCTTTTTGCCACTGAAAGTAGGCTGTCCTTTTGGGGTATGAGCCATATtttgggggagcagggtggcctgaAGAGAGGGAGACTCCATCCGACTGGGGCTTTGACCTTCCTGTCCACATGCTGACTCCTTTCCGGCAGCCACCTGGAGATTTGCCTTGAGTCAGATGGGGtgctcagggctggggggggaaACGGgcctggagatgactgctgctgctgggggagcagggactTTTTTAGGGGAGAGATAAACGTGGCTAGCGTTACATGTAGAAAAGGAGGTTCCGAGGTTTAGGCAGGCTCAGCAGTGGGGATGGATGTGTTTGGGATGTAACATGTGGTGCTGCTGCAGAATAGCAGAGGAGTTTGATCCAAGAGACTGGAGACCTTCAGCATTACACTTCATCACCCTGTTGTGACATTACGGTGGACAACCTTGAAAACTGGACCGCAGTTACTAAGAGACGACAAGAGAGGTGCAGGTAAGTCCCGGATCCTTTGAGGCACACATCTAAACATAGCATATAAAACCATAGCTGAGCTTCAGTCTGAGCAGACAGTTAAGGACTGCAGTTGCTGGCAGCCCATCTGAAATGGGTGTGAGGTGTTCATTCCTGCCTCTGCTTCTCACCATGAAGGATGTCCTACTCGCTTACCGTGGCTTAGAAGGGAATGACCACACGCACAGCTGAAGCCTGCCACGACTGCAAAGTTAGCTGAAACCATCTTCAAGTTAATATGTAGCTTCTGCGTCTTGTCTTTTGGGTCCATGTTTGTATTTATCCACGTTCTTGGCAGACTAACAACAGTCTGtaagttgtttcttttttcagctttctctttgCAGAACGGACACGTCTTCTCTGAGAGATACGTATCTTGTTCTCCCTGAGGCAGTATAAAACTgatttctctctatttctctctgctgcttcactgCTGCTTGAGGGCTAGGGTTACTCAGTTTTCATTAAAGCTAACAGTAATTGGGCTTCCAGTTCCTCTAGGCAGTGCAGAAATGATTTTCTCACAGTACATTGCTCTTGATacagcatttgttttttcttcagattcctGTTGACTTCCCAccgcaagctgaggaagtagatGCAGATAGGGTAGTGCGGTTGACTCCACTGGGATGCTGCTAATAATGCTTTGTGGGGTTGGACTGCTGCGTCCTTGGTCCTGGTATTCAGTATAGGCTTTTTCGCCCTGTTAGAGAGAACTAAATGCTCAGGTCTCCTCTGCTCTCCGCTTCCATTCTTAAGTGTTTCAAAGCATCATGGCAGTCTTCTTCCTCCAGGATGCTATAGtatgtttttccttctgtaaataatGTGTATTGAAAAAAGGTTCAGGTTTCATGACGCTTTACAATGACCTCTGAGGTTCCTCTCACGGGCAGTGGTTAATTAAAGATCGTCAGATTGGAAACACTAGTCCTTAATCTGTTTTCTTGTTCATTAGGAAGCAATTAGACTCCGTTACGAAAGGGATTTGCGCGTGCCAGGTTTGTTCTGCTAGATGCTCGCAGCATACGTATTTTGTAGTTTGTTTAGATACCCCTCACCTCTTTCGTAGGACAGAGAGACTTGACTGTTGTCTGATGAGCGTTTGCTTTAATTTGCTACCTGCCTTTCTATTGCAGATTCAGAGACTTACAGAATATCTGGGGGAGGGTGCCAGCTTTGCGCTGCAAACCAATCGGTCTGTACGACCGGCCTTATAGCAAGAAGGAATTACATACAGGAAGGCCTGAAGGAATGCACTAAGGCTTCTGAGCTCTGGCAGATGTTTTATTAATGCTTAGGATGTGTGTTTTCTGCTTTTAGCCTAAAGCCTTTAACAGAGATAGGCCAAAAGATGTACAGGGGAAGGAGAGTCAGAGCAAGCAGTCACGCTCAGGAAACGGAACGAACTGCTCGAGCGAACAAGTCGTATAGGACAAACCACTTGATGGCTGCTGTACAGAGCTACAACGCGCGTTTCGGTTCTGCCGGGCTATCTCATTAAGGGTGCTGTTGCTATGGATTGTGGGGGTCCACATGACCCTTGAGGCGACTTCGGCCTCACAGGTCATCCGGACTAATCGTAATGGAGGCACACGTGCGAGGATGAGCGACCCGGGGTCACCAAGCACACTGACGCTCAGAAGTGAAGGAATCTATCAAGGAGCGATGGAGCCGCTTCGGTGGCTGTGGAGCCAACAGCTCTAGTGAAGTTGTGGTACGGGGGACACATCTTGCTACATCTTTCCCCTTCTCAGTGGCATAACTGGAGGTCAGGCAAGATGCACAGAGGTAATGCAGGTCTTCATATAGTAACATCCCATAGTAACATCCCTTCCTAGGTATGTGGTGTTTTGAAGAACAGGAGCTACTTGCCTTTGTAGCAACATACAGGCAAGGCTGATGTAACAACATGGTGGAAGAAAGGTTAATGCGTACAGCTAGCGTTTTAAGTGTGCTACGCAGTGGTAAATGCTCTGTCTTCAATATCAGAAAAAACATAGTGGATCTGAAAACTAAACATGCTGATACTGTCCACTAGTGAAGTACAAGGCCTAGCATCAGTACAGTGCTCAAATCTGGGCAGGGGTGAGCCAAGGCTGATTTTCGGCTAACAGTCGGGATTAATAACAGCGCAGTTGGTGGAAGCAGGTCAGCTCCATCCACACCTCACAGGgactctgtccttcaggcagacaTCACGTTTGctgcagcttgctttctgctAGTCTCCCAAGCGCAAAATCCTCAGCTGCAGACCAACACGTGCTCCTGGGGAGGTTTTATGTTGCACCTGGCCAGCAGGTCCCTCTGCCTTGGCTCCTTCAGCGAGAGCAACAGTGGGAAGAGCTTCTTGGCGTCCCTGCAGCTGGGGACACAAACTTACTGCCTGGAAAGACAGTATCTTGCCTCTCCGAGCATCGGTAATTATGCCCTTGTTCACAGCAGTGTAAGATGCAATTGCTCAGTGGTACTGTGTGAAGAGCAACAAATTCCCTGGCTCATTTGATATCCCCCCAACTCCTTGAGTAGCAAATCTCCATCTTAACCGAGGCAATCTCACAGGCCTTCCTTGCTAAAAGGGAGCTCAGTTAACTCTGCTTCACTCTTTTGTAGTTCAAAGCAGCAAACGCGGAAGACATCTGAGCGGCACAgcacagaagaaagagggaagattTCAGAAAGCAAGCGCGGAAGGAGCACCACCGCGTGCCTTCGAGGCGCCGCAGTGGCCGACGGCAGCTGCAGGCCCTGCTGCCAGCCCGCTGGGGAGTCGCGGACGCGgcgctctgcggccccggagcgCTCGTGCACCGCCAGAGGTGAGAAGCACTACGCGTGCACCCCGGCTCTTGCCTGCCTGCATGCCCGGGGCAAGGCACGTCACGGACAAAACACTTGATCGCCGGGCTTCGCGCCGGTTATTCTAGGGAGGTGAACGTAGCGCGACACGCGGGCCTTGCTCAGGCCTGACTCGGCCGACGACTGCTGCGCCCAAGCGTTACAAGGAGGGCCAGACCTATCCTTGGGGACGGGCGGGGCGCTGACGGGGCGATTCAGTTACTCCAGTGCCATCAGCCCTCGTTTAAGGGAGACAGTAAAGCGGCGCCCCCGGGccagggcaccctcagccctgtCTCAGTGGTGCCAGGCTGAACCCGGGTcggcagggccgcgcggggcgcccgcagcaccgccccgcccccctccccgagccccgGCTCCCCATTGGCGGCTCCCGCGCGCGCCTCGAGCGCTGATTGGTGCgggcgagcgcggccccgccggggcgctgAGGGGCGGCAGGTGCGCGGCGGCCCCGAGGCTTCAAGAGCCCCcggcgggtgggggcggggggagctgcAGTACCGGCCGCGGCCGCCAGGCGGCGCCGTCGCGGCGGGGCCCcagcgggagccggagccggagcgggagcaggagcaggtacCGGCGGGGGCGGTCGGGGGAcggtcggggggggcgggggagctgGGGACACTCTAGGGGTCCTCTGGGGCGGTTAGTGGGCGTTGGGGGGCCGGGGGTGACAgttggggggctccggggggcggttgggggcggtctggggccggggggagcggtcGAGAGGGCTCCCCGGGGCGGTTGGGGGGGTTGAGGGCCCCCGGGGCGATGTGGGACGCTCTGGGGGCCctctggggcctggggggggcatttggggggctgTCCGAGGAACGAGGCGGTCTGGGGGGCTCTCTTGGGCGCTTGAGGGGCAGTTGAGGGCTCCTGGGGCTGTtggaggtgctctggggctgggggagcggtTGGGGGCTCCCTGGGACGTTTGGGGGGTGGTCTGGGGGTGCCCCTGGGGACAGAGGTGCAGGTTGGGGGGTTCCCCGGGGCAGTTGGGAGCAATTTAGGGGCCCTCTGGGGTGCTCCCTAGGCCCGGGGGCCGGTTGGGGGGCTCCACAGGCCGgttgggggtggtttgggggccCTTGGGGAGTGAGGTGTTTGGGGGGGGCTCTTGGGGCTGGATGGGCGATTGGGGGGCTCCATGGGGTGTTTGAGGGGCTCCCTAAGGAGAGAGGCAGCCTAGGGGAGCCCCTGGGCACAGAGATGCAGGTTGGGGGTCTCCCTGGGGTGCTTGGGGAGTGGTCTGGGGGCTCCTTGGGGTGGTTGGGGGTTTCTGGGGGGAGCAAGATGGTTTGGGGGTGCTCCTTGGGTCTGAGGGGTGGTTGGGGGCTCCCTGGGGCAGTcagggggtgctatggggcaggggggcagtTAGGGTCTCCCTGGGGccgtggtggtggttggggggggccCCCGGGGCAGTCTGAGGGGGCTGTTTTGGGTGAAGACAGGGGGCACTTGCTGGTGCAAATGTTGCTTCTCGGCCGCCTTGGCGTCGCCTGGGCCGTCGGCCGGCCTGGGCCCGGGTTTGCGGAGCGGGTGCTGGGGCGATGGGTGTTTTGGGGCGCGAGGCCGTTGCTGAGGGTGTTTGCTGCCCTGCGAGGGCTCTCGGTGGCGGACGGGTGCAGCTGGGCACCGgctgtggcagggctggggacccGTTTCCAGCCTGGGGCTTTTTCTGGGGTGGTGGTCAATGTTTCCCTGGGGCTTTTTAAGATGCCCGTGAGGTGTGATGGCAGCTTGGCTTGTGAGACTCCCCAAATGTGCTGGTTTTATGGCGCTGGCTCGGGGCTGCAGCGTTGCCAGCCAGCTGGGGCGAGCGTGTTGTGCCCAGGTCCGCTTAGCGTTGGCTTTGATGCACCCGCGGTGCCTTTCCCTGAGGCCGGGCGCGCTGGTCGGAGACGCCACGGTGTTGTTCTGGGCACCCCGGGGCACAACCAGAGTCACTGATTTGCCCTGGTAGTTTCCTAGAGCCCTGCACATAGTGGAAGCAGAGACACTGCTCGTTCCTGTGCTCAGGGTCACTACTAGGAGGCACCTGGAGACCCCCCAGGAGAAAGGGGCCCCTCTGAATTGGGCCCGTTTGTGTGTGTTGCCCTGGTTTGTCCTGCTTGGTTTTAACTTCAGGTGCTGGCAATTATTTTCAAGAggtgttttctttccctgtttgcaCAGGTGCCTGGGCTAAAACAAACGAGCTGCAGCAAAGCTGAGGGACCTGCAGCTGATGCTGTGCCCAGGGCTGGGAAGGATTCCCTGttcctctgggctgctcaggGAAGACAAAGCCAGCGAGGGAGGGTGCCAGCGCTGGTCCGGGTGAGCCCAGCAGGAGCGTCCCTTTCCGTAAGAGTTCCTGAGGGTATGGAGGGTCTAACGGAGGGCGGTTTTGCTCCCTTGTTGTTTCTCCACTTTATTAGCTAATGCTTTTAAGCAGCTCTTTGCCAGTCCTCTGCTGGTGCTTGTGATTTGCTAGGTAATGAACAGTGAAGCTTTATAGTTGGACTGCAATTAGCAGCTGTTAGGTTTATGCCCAGACTTTTACTGCCCTGTTGGACAACCCAGCAGATCGCAGGCCAGTCCGGCGCCGGTTGCTGCCTGCGGCGTTTCACCAGAGCCGGACTAGGTCCGTGCCGGCTCGGCGGCGTTGCCGCTGCCGTGCCCACGCGTGCAGCCTCGCGCTacggcagctccccagggccgcGGCTGGTGCCCGAGCGCCAGGGCTCGACCGGAGCTGCGAACGTTTTGGCAACGGCCCCTCGCGGTGCCCTGCAGCTCTTGGGAGCCGggcggctgctgcagctcctcctgcagctcggcGCCATCGGCGTGGGCGATGACCGGGGCGACCCTCGGCACCCTCCTGGCTGCCGAGCGCCCGGGCGAGAGGAGCGGGGCCCAGGGGTGGGCGGCTGGGCCTGGGGGCGACAGTAGGTCCCTCTACGAAATCCCGGGGGTTAATGCCTCCCactgctgcaggtttttcactGCCAGCTGCCGCTGCCCCTTCCCGCTGCTGCAGCGAGAGCCGAGGCTTTGGTCAGCCGAGGGACCTGCTTCCGGGAACGGCGTTTGCTCTCCTTGTGCCTCTTGTTTTAGTAGCTCGTCCCCTGCTCATTGCCAGGAATTTCCTGGTACGCAGCTCTTGTGTTCTCTTTGACTTTGGACATTTTTGGAAGGCGCGCCTGGGCAGGCGCAGGGCAGGAGtggctttttctcccttttctcccaccTAGTACAGGACCCTGTATTTGCTGACTCCTGTGGTGGAACGGGATGTAGTGGTGCTACCTGGTGCAGCCTTGGCAGTCCGGGGAGGGGGTCCCTGGTTGCGGTTTACTTCCTCCGCAGAGGTCTGGCTCCTCACTTAAGTCATGGATCCAGCTGCTGTTCAGGTTTTGAAGTGGTAATCAACCACATAGACGCTTCTCCTAAGACAGCAATTTCTGTTCTGTGCCCTAAAACAGGCAACCCAGGGGTTCGGCAAGAGCCcggcagctcctctcctcctctgcccggcGAGGGAGGCGGTCGGCACAGagaagctgtgcagggaggcgTCCGGGCACCTGCGGCACCTGCGTCCCGGCAGACGAAGCCTGTTCACAGCCAGGGCCCGGCAGTGAGTACAGGTGCTGGCGCGAGTCTCGCAGGCTCGACTCCGAGCAGGTCAGAGGAAAGAGGCTGCCGTCGCTGGGTTGTGCTGGGCGCTGAGCCGGCCCCAGGCAGCATCGTCGTTCCTGGCCAGTGCCGTCGGGGCTGGCTGAGCGCAGCCACGTCTGCGCAACGGGGCCTCCCGTCCCACTGGGTAGCACAGGTGCTGGAGGGCTGGTGCTGCCCTGGCTGGGAGTGAGCGCGTGTCACCgggcagaggaggggagcgaGCGGCGGCCCAgagccagccctgccctgggTCCAGGATTGCAGCCCCGTGGGGGCCGTTCGGGGTGCAGGGAAGGTTTCTGGCATGTCGTTGGGGGCGTGGGTGCCTCGGGACGCGTTGGCGCTGAAGGCGGCTGGGGTGCGCGCAAGTGCCCCCGTGACCGAAGGCTGTTTCTGGGCTCCGGACAGGGCCCTCCCTGGGGAGAGCTCCGGGCAGGGCGGCCGCTTCTGGTGCTTTGGGCTTGGCTTGGAGCTGGCGCTTTTGAGCGAGACGCTGACCGCAGGGCGCgctgctggggagagaggggagcgTTCTGGCTGGCGGGGCTGCGCAGGGCTCCAGCTGGGGCCAGGTGCGGGGTCTGCAGGGGCAGCGAGACTGTGGGGACCATTTGGGGCCGTgcggggctgcgccgcgcagCCGTGAGCTCTCACTGCCTGGTCTCTCCCCCAGCAGGGACGGAGGAGCCCCAGCCGTGCCGGGGGCCTGGGCAAACACCGCAGCCTCACCCTGGACGGACGGATAGACGGACGGCCAGCTCTCAGATGGACGCTGCCACCACGCACAGAGCCAGGGCCGGCGTGTCCGGCAGGAGGGGCCGCGTCCTCCTCGTCCCCTCACCCTTCGCACGGGGCCTCGGAGGCGTTTCCTGGGAGTCAGGAGTGTTTTGGCCGTGGCTCAGCGCACAGCTGCTGGTCGCTGCGCCTGGAGGGCTGCGCTCGGCCTGCGCAGCAGAAGCTCCGGCCTCGCTGCTCAGCTCCGCTTCGTCCCCAGGTTTGTCCTGCCAGCAGACGGCAGCTGCTTTGGCCGGGTCGCTCTGCTCCCCGCGCCCCCGtcgctgtggggctgcccccccGGAGGAGGGGCGCGAGAACCGCACGCGCAAGCAACGGGCTgcatctcttctgctctggaaacgAAAGGTGGAGACAGCCACGATGGAGAGTGAGCGAGCGGCGGGGGTTTGCTTAATTGCTGGCAGAAGAAGTTGGGCTCCCCGCGGGCAGAAGGAGCCcttgcccagctctgccctgcgaGCGCCCCGCTCCTGGCTGGGGCCTCCTTGGAAACGGGGCTGGGAGTGGGGCTCCAGCTCAGTGCAGCTCTTGGGGCTTGGGACAAggtcgtaaatcaatcactgtcataacttgcatagagtatcatgttccatattgcaTCCATAGAGCATCattagtttattaacagtatgtacaTCTTGAGTACATAGTTAAATtactatatataaatgtatagatGTTGAATACAAATGTGTAAATGTGGCAGTGCAGCAGCCTTGGTGACTGCCCAggtcgtaaatcaatcactgtcacAACTTGCATATGAATATCATATTTAATATTGCACACATGGAGCATAATTTGTTTATTAACAGTATGcacatattaaataaatattgacATTATTGTACAAATGGTGAATAAAGAGTGGAACTGGAAGACGGCGTCTGCTCGCGTTTCCTCCCCAAAAAGTGCCTTTCGCGCCAGAAACTATCTCAGACGCGAAGTTCGGCCTGGTGCATGCCAGCCTCCCTGCCTTCGGGGACGCAGGCGGACAGACCCCCACCTCCGGTGAGGGTCTGCGGACCCTGCCCACCCCCCTCCCACCACCCAGCCCaaccaccctcccacccctctctccctcccaccacccacaaAAGGGGCCCCTGGGCCTCTGCTTTTGGGGCTGAAAACAGATGACTTGGTCTCTGTTTTCAAGCTCCAAAAATGCAGGACTtagcctctgtttctgagctccCAAAACAGTTGCCATAGAGCCTGGTTTTGGAGCACAAAAATGCAGGACTtagcctctgtttctgagctccCAAAGCAGGTCATAGAGCCTGTTTTTGGAGCACAAAAATGCAGGACTtagcctctgtttctgagctccCAAAGCAGGTCATAGAGCCTGGTTTTGGAGCTCAAAAATGCAGGACTTAGCCTCTGTTTCTGAGCCCCCAAAGCAGGTCATAGAGCCTGTTTTTGGAGCACAAAAATGCAGGACTTAGCCTCTGTTTCTGAGCCCCCAAAGCAGGTCATAGAGCCTGGTTTTGGAGCACAAAAATGCAGGACTTAGCCTCTGTTTCTGAGCCCCCAAAACAGGTCATAGAGCCTGTTTTTGGAGCACCAGAAACACAGGACTTAGCCTCCAGTTTTGAGCTCCCAAAGCAGGTCATAGAGCCTGTTTTTGGAGCACCAGAAACGCAGGACTTAGCCTCCAGTTTTGAGCTCCCAAAGCAGGTCATAGAGCCTGTTTTTGGAGCACCAGAAACGCAGGACTTggcctctgtttctgagctccCCAAACAGCTCCCAGCCCTCCCAACAAAAGCCTTCGCCTCTGCTCATGAGCCCCACCCCGGGGACTGCCTCCCTTCTCCAGCGCCGGGGACCCTTCGGGGGGCTCAGGAACAGACGCTGGTCTCACGCCCCCCACCCGCCTGACTTGCCCGCCCTTCTCCGGCCCccacctcgcctctctctctctctgcgccCCCCCAACGGCCCAGGGAGCCCCTTGGCGAGCCCAACCGGGGTCGGGGCCTCGGCCACAGCCGTCTTGCTCCCCGCTCCCGAGCGGCGCCGCTACCCGCCGtgtcccccggccccgggggcgctgtgcggggcgcgcagccccgggcggcggTGTCCGTGCTTGGGAACTGGGCCGTGTGTgcggggccccgccggccggccggcggcgggcgggcgggagggcgccGGGCGCGGCCCTTCGGCCTTTATTCTCCGGCCCCGACACCGatcccggcaccgaccccgccgcgcCCCAAACCGCttcgccccctcccgccgcggcagcCGCCCCGGACGGCAAaccgccccccaccaccccccgccaggccgcagcgccgcgccgcgccagggccacgggccgccgccgcccgctacTCACCgatgccggggccggggccggggccggccgcacccccctccccagcccgtgctccggccgccgccgccgccgaccagACCCCGAACCGCCCCGAGGCCGCAGCCGTTACTGCGGCCCCGCCCCCAACCGCCGCCTTTTCAGGGCTCCGGCCCTGCCCCttcccgcccgcggggccgccccttcccgccccgggTCCTAGCGCCGCCCCGGGTCCTAGCACCGCCCCGGGTCCtagcgccgccccgccccgtcccgctccgGGTCCTAGCGTCGcccggccgctccccgccgcccgctccccgcgccaCTGGCACCCGCGCCGCCAGCCGGCACCGCCCGGCCGCTACCCGTCGCctggccgccgcctgcccggccggTACCGCCCGCCTGCCCGTTACCTGCAAAAAACCGTTAGCCGCCCGCCTGCCCGTTACCTGCCCGTTCGTCACCCGCCCGACCGTTACGCGCTCACCTAACCGTCACCCGCTCGGCCGTTACCCGCCCGGCCGTCACCCGCCCGGCCGTTACGCGCCCGCTCGTTTCCCGCTCACCTAACCGTGCCCCGCCCGATCATTTCTAACCGTCCCCCGCCCGGCCGTCGCGCGACGCCCTGCGGGGACAGCGCGTGGCGGGGAGGGGTGCGTGCTGCCGGCGGGCGCGCGACCGACCGTTACAAACTGCCGCGGCTCTGAGGCGCTgaggcgccccgcggcccgggggcGGTGGCCGGGCGGGGCGGCTCTGTGTTACCGACCGTCCGTCCCGAAGAAAGACGGTGTTCAGCGGGCAGGAAAGCCGTTGGGTGCCCCaggcggcccgggggctccggg
Encoded here:
- the LOC138067056 gene encoding uncharacterized protein, producing MDGHSGAAKEEANVQEIKWRLETFSITLHHPVVTLRWTTLKTGPQLLRDDKRGAVQSSKRGRHLSGTAQKKEGRFQKASAEGAPPRAFEAPQWPTAAAGPAASPLGSRGRGALRPRSARAPPEVPGLKQTSCSKAEGPAADAVPRAGKDSLFLWAAQGRQSQRGRVPALVRVSPAGASLSATQGFGKSPAAPLLLCPAREAVGTEKLCREASGHLRHLRPGRRSLFTARARHRDGGAPAVPGAWANTAASPWTDG